Part of the Thermodesulfobacteriota bacterium genome is shown below.
TTCCCGCCGGGCATGGCGGTGGTCTACCCCTACGACACCACGCCCTTCATCAAGATCTCCATCACGGAGGTGGTGAAGACCCTCGTGGAGGCCATCGTCCTCGTCTTCCTCGTGATGTTCCTCTTCCTCCAGAACTTTCGCGCCACGCTCATCCCCACCATCGCCGTGCCGGTGGTCCTCCTCGGGACCTTCGGCGTGCTCTCCGCCGGGGGGTACTCCATCAACACGCTCACCATGTTCGCCATGGTGCTCGCGGTGGGGCTCCTGGTGGACGACGCCATCGTGGTGGTGGAGAACGTGGAGCGGATCATGACCGAGGAGGGGCTGCCGCCCCGGGAGGCCACCATCAAGTCCATGGGGCAGATCACCGGGGCCCTGTGGGGAATCGCGCTCGTGCTGGCGGCGGTCTTCCTCCCGATGGCCTTCTTCGGGGGCTCCACGGGCGTCATCTACCGGCAGTTCTCCATCACCATCGTCACCGCCATGCTGCTCTCGGTGATGGTGGCCATGATCCTCACCCCGGCGCTGTGCGCCACGCTCCTGAAGCCCGTGGCCAAGGGGCACGTGGCCGCCGAGACCGGGTGGTTTCGGGGGTTCTTCCGGTGGTTCAACCGGTGGTTCGACCGGAGCAGCCGGGGCTACCAGAGCGCGGTGGGCCGGATGGTCCGGCGGCCGGGGCGCTACCTGGTCCTCTACGGCGGCATCGTGGCCGCCATGGCCGTGCTCCTCCTGCGGCTCCCCACGGCCTTCCTGCCCGACGAGGACCAGGGCTTCATCGTCTGCCAGGTGCAGCTTCCGGCCGGCGCGACCCAGGAGCGCACCCTCCAGGTGATCCAGGACCTGGAGCGCCACTTCCTGGAGGGGGAGGTGCGGGCCGTTGAGGCCGTGATGGCCGTCACGGGCTTTAGCTTCGCCGGCCGGGGCCAGAACATGGGGCTCGCCTTCGTCAAGCTCAAGGACTGGGAGCTCCGGCGGGACCCGGAGCTTCGGGCGGGCGCCGTGGCCCGCCGCGCCATGGGGGCGTTTTCCCGCTTCCGCGACGCCCTGGCCTTTGCCTTCACCCCGCCCGCCGTGGTCGAGCTCGGGCAGGCCAACGGCTTCGACCTCCAGCTCCAGGACCGGGCGGGCCTGGGGCACGCGGGGCTGATGGAGGCGCGCAACCAGCTCCTGGGCATGGCCGCCCGCAACCCCAAGCTCGTGGCGGTGCGCCCCAACGGGCAGGAGGACACCCCCCAGTTCAAGCTCGACATCGACGACGCCCGGGCGGGGGCACTGGGGGTCTCCCTGGCCGACGTGAACAGCGTGCTCGCCACCGCCTGGGGCAGCACCTACGTAAACGACTTCATCCAGGACGGACGGGTCAAGAAGGTGTACGTCCAGGCCGACGCCCCGTACCGGATGCTTCCCGAGGACATCGGCCGCTGGTACGTCCCCAACCGCAGGGGCGAGATGGTGCCCTTCTCGGCCTTTGCCGCCGGCCGGTGGCAGTACGGCTCGCCGCGGCTCGAGCGCTACAACGGCACGCCGTCGATCCAGATCCTGGGCCAGGCGGCCCCCGGCCGAAGCTCCGGGGAGGCCATGGCCGAGATGGAGAAGATGGCCGGAGAGCTCCCGCCGGGCATCGGCTTCCAGTGGACCGGCCTCTCCTACGAAGAGCGCCGGGCCGGCGCCCAGGCGCCCGCCCTCTACGCCATCTCGCTCCTGGTGGTGTTCCTGTGCCTGGCGGCCCTGTACGAGAGCTGGGCGGTGCCCTTCTCGGTCATGCTGGTCGTTCCCCTGGGGATCGTGGGGTCGGTGCT
Proteins encoded:
- a CDS encoding efflux RND transporter permease subunit produces the protein FPPGMAVVYPYDTTPFIKISITEVVKTLVEAIVLVFLVMFLFLQNFRATLIPTIAVPVVLLGTFGVLSAGGYSINTLTMFAMVLAVGLLVDDAIVVVENVERIMTEEGLPPREATIKSMGQITGALWGIALVLAAVFLPMAFFGGSTGVIYRQFSITIVTAMLLSVMVAMILTPALCATLLKPVAKGHVAAETGWFRGFFRWFNRWFDRSSRGYQSAVGRMVRRPGRYLVLYGGIVAAMAVLLLRLPTAFLPDEDQGFIVCQVQLPAGATQERTLQVIQDLERHFLEGEVRAVEAVMAVTGFSFAGRGQNMGLAFVKLKDWELRRDPELRAGAVARRAMGAFSRFRDALAFAFTPPAVVELGQANGFDLQLQDRAGLGHAGLMEARNQLLGMAARNPKLVAVRPNGQEDTPQFKLDIDDARAGALGVSLADVNSVLATAWGSTYVNDFIQDGRVKKVYVQADAPYRMLPEDIGRWYVPNRRGEMVPFSAFAAGRWQYGSPRLERYNGTPSIQILGQAAPGRSSGEAMAEMEKMAGELPPGIGFQWTGLSYEERRAGAQAPALYAISLLVVFLCLAALYESWAVPFSVMLVVPLGIVGSVLAATSRGFANDMYFQIAILTTIGLSARNAILIVEFAKEQMERGVGLIEATLEGARLRLRPILMTALTFGIGVFPLAVSKGAGSGAQNAIGTGTVGGMVTATALGLFLVPVFFVVVRRLFPARQPAAADAPAGLAPSPEVP